DNA sequence from the Oryza brachyantha chromosome 5, ObraRS2, whole genome shotgun sequence genome:
aaaggaaaaatggaaaagaaaatttaaaacggagggaaaaggagataaaataaaaagaaaggagggaaaatgagaaagaaaattatataaaaaaaagccgGAGCTCAGTATCGCTCTTGGCATCTGAAGATCAGATGGTTTCGTGACACCCAGTTGGTCACCGAGCATTTTCATCATCACTTCGGCTGTGATTTGGGGTGAGAGAGGCTCGAACTCTCGACCTCAGGATAACTCACGTTTTAGCTATGAGACCTACGCGCTAGCCAACTGCGCCACCACCCCGTTGTGATGTGTTACAGAAAACGACGTATTTCACATTAGAGAATAGACATCTCACGCATAATCTTGAATATCATCACAGATTTTACTCGCCAGGACAAACCATGAGCAAAAATAGTAGTTTGTAAAACCGAACTGACGCACGGTAAGACGGCATGATCATTCAAGGTGAGATGCCTTGAATGATCAACGAATCGATCAATCGCGTTCAGGAGAGCAACGGGTAGATATGAAGAAATTATGTACTGGTACTACTGAATCCAGTCATCATCAGCCAAAGCACCGcgcttttttatgaaaaaaaatttcaacacAAGATTACCCTTGTGTTTTCGCTGTTGCTTaggtttataaactaaaatttaattttttaaacttaaatttaaagttaattttagagtttttttttcatctgtctattttctagccttcttttaaatcgctaaaaacaggtatataaaaattttatttataaattattattcgtctgcaaatatgttatttgaccatttcattaaaaaaacaaaaagatgaccctTGTTGTTTtcacatgcaaaaaaaaaaaactaacgcGGATCCATATTAGCATTATAAAGGCCAATATTTAAGATAGTTGAAATTAAtggattatttgatttttttataatagtatttcTCGTAAGTTGTCAAGGTATTCAAAGAAACTTTCTGTGCGAGATGCAACGTTTAGAAGCTTCAGAAGagtgcaaataaaaaatcaaaatccagAATCAGAAAAGAACATAGCCTAAAGCGTCATGGTCACTAACACGAATTTTAGCATTCGGTATGATTGATCACGTTTCCATAGTAATAAAGTGTcacgaataaaaaattgaCGATCTCAGGCTGCAGCAGATTTACAGCATGACTAGAATAACGAGTACCAGTATTACCGCATGTAACTTTGAGCCTCTGGACCCGATTGTGCCACCATTACTGCTGGCATCAGCACACAAACTTCAGTGCACAACCCTCGTCAAAGAATTGCACCAGGCCATCGGATGTACAGTAATATTTGGTTAGTGCACAGTAGGTGCaagcttgatttttttacgtCTGACCAGATTTTGAACAAAAAGCTCTCCCGCACGATATGAAGACCGAACCTGAGAAATTGTAAATAGTAGCAAAGataaatttgcataaaattaTACTCCAAGTTAACAAGAAAGGAAGCGAACTTTTCTCTCGTGAGATTGTCTACAACATGGATAGCTAGGAAATACATGATCTAGATGGTTCAGATGAAATGGTAGCAGTATTCCTTTGACAACAAGGGGCATTAATAAAGTTATCATTTTCTCTAAATGCTATTGCtcgtattataagattttatctaaaataatagCAAACTGTATGCAAGGCTTACCAGGGGTCCACTAGCAacataaagaaaacccaaaGATTCTCCATACTTCTTCCAGAAATCGAACTTCTCAGGGGTCACATATTCTCTGACCCGCAAGTGTCTTTCTGTTGGCGGTATAAGCAAGGAGCATTGGTTGTTGCAACAATAAAAACAGAGGAAGTCCAGGAGGATATAAACAGCACCAGCAAAGTAGTTCAAACATCAAACCTGTAAATATTGTCCCAAGGTTAGAATATCAACATCGATGGACCTCAAGTCAGACATGGTTTTCTTCACCTCTTCATCTGTCTCACCTAGACCAAGCATGATAGAGGACTTTGTTACCATGCCGTCTTTGCAATTTTTTGCATGTTTCAGAACAGCTAAACTCTGATCATATCTGTAGAAACAAGATAATGTACTGGAAATAAGATAACAATTACATTGCCAAGAGTCAATATGATGGCACTAGCAATTACTTCAAGGATTATCCCTCAACttcaattttcaaaattagAAGTGGTAGGTTAACAGTCGTTACTGTTGGATAGACAAAGACAATCCTGGACCTCCATATGGGTGTCATGATCTCTAGTAAGCGTATTAATAAAACAGTACTTAAGATTCCACAACTAAGCAACCATACAGTTTTGTGgctgtaataaaaaaacacaaagatCATTACGCTGCTCGAGGATCTCTGACTATTCTCTGCAGGCTCCTCACAGTTTCAATGTTGTGTGCAAACACATCCAAACCAGAGTTTGCCAAGGATGAAACTGCCTCCAAGTCACCTCGGAAATCTGAAGTTAAACACTCCACCAGTATACCAGGTTTCAATTCCTGAGGAGAAGATAAAagttactacctctgtttcatattgtaagactttctagtcttgcctaaatttatcaattgatgaatgtatataatttatatatatgtctaaattcattagtatctatattaatctagacaaggctagaaagtattgcattgtgaaatggagggagtacttcaGTACAGTACATCCACCAATTTAGTATGACAACACTAGAGGGTAACCGACGAACCTTTAGAGCCTTCACTGCTTGCGCAAAATGGTCACTTCCGCCATCAGGAAGGTCATCTCTATCCACACTTGTCAGCACAACATAGTCTACTCTGCAAAAAAAGGCATCGGTTCTAAAGTATTTTGCACTATTATCTCAACATGCCAATAATGCAACAATCGTCACTGTATCGTACCCCCAACTTGCAACTGCCACTGCAGTCTTCAGAGGCTCCAGGGCATCGGGCGGCGGAGGCTTGCTGCTGGTTTTCACGGCACAGAATCGGCAACCACGGGTACAGGTGTCACCGAGAAGCATGATCTTCGCCGTCGCAATGCCGCCGTCCCGTTccccgcctgcgccgccgccgccgccattccAACACTGCATGCCAAATCGCAaaatcaaaccaaaaaaaatatacaatttcTTCGCATTACAGTGCATTTAGACTTAATATTCCACCTAGTGATTCATGCTTTGGTTCTATCTTTACCTCGCCGATGTTGGGGCATGGGGCCTCGACACAGACGGTGTTGAGCCTGAGCTCGCCGAGCGTCTCCCTCAGCCTCGTGTACTTCTCCCCCTGTGCCGCCCGCTGCCTCAGCCACGCCGGCTTCCTCGCCTCCGGGTCCCTCCCTGTGTACGGCCCCGGAGGCGCCCATCCCGCCACGGTGCCTCCCTCCGGCGGCGGGTCCGCGTGGCATCGCACGATGGGCACCGAATTAGGCCGAGCACGTGGGAAGCTCAGACTTGCCGATCCCGCATGAGTCGATGGCCTTGCGAGCGGTCTCTGCATTGTGGAGGGCGAGCCGGGGTGGTAAACCCTAGAGCAGTGGTGCGCCATTGCTGCGCAGCGTGGAGCTTGCCGCGGAGGAGAGCGAAAAAGAGGGGTTCGAAGTGGAAGACGGAGTGTGGTGTTACTATTTTGCCCCTAGGATTTGGGAGGTGGATAACGTGGGCGGCGTGGGTAGGATGGGTAGTTTCTGTGAGAACACGGCGATCACACAGAGTCTCGCGCCCtcgcataaaaaatatttggttaatatttctaaatcataggtataaaaaatataacagtaGTATGACAGGAATGTATATACGAATAcatatgattaaaatatatataatttatctcTAATTGAGGAGTAAATCAACCAAAGGATTAAGAAAATAAGGTTGaagttgattcttttttttttcaaaaagtggagggatagaaaatttgttgctacaatatttatttcaaagaaTTTtgtattcctatatttttctttacaaatCCTTTGAAACGAACGGACTCTTAGGATTTAGATTCTGCCTTCAAGCAGTTGTATTTACTCACGTACAACTCAAGAAGCTAGAGGTTCCCCTCATAATGCTTAGCTTATGAGAATTTAAAAGTTGTAAAATCtaggaaaaatataagttagaaGCTCGAAGATACAgttctttcaaaatttaagaagtttgttttttaccCCCTGCTTCTTACAATCTCAAGCTTTCTAAACTTGTGACTTaagttttttcttcatttttcatgaacaattttcaaactattaaatattaaatgatgCATTTTGAGCAACaactttttatatagatgttgcttttaaaaaatcaaattaatccatTGTTTAGGTTTATAATAATTACTACCTAATTAACATATACTAACAAATATCTTCGGTTTGTAGgattaaaatatagattaatcaaatgaaattatctttttctttaagCCATATAGATTATTGGGTGCGTgcttttctatttctatatgTTGAAATAACTTCAAACTGATCAAACCCCTTCTTGGATGCAGCAGGTCACTGGATGGGCGAGATGAGGCTGCAGGCCTGCAGCACAAGTACACAGTTCGGTCACTACTCACTAGTTTAAGCTATACTACTTCttctattcgtcttattcaaaaatttacataattattaattattttatagtattttatttattattaaatatacttttatgtatatatatatatatctttacatgttttttttaaaaaataagatgaatagtcaaacgagtataaaaaaaaaaagttaatgacgCCAAACTTTTAGGGACAGATGGagtatttattatattgttgAATGTTCACTTTGCTGTTTTCAAAATTCATTATATTGAAATGAAATGTGcaataatgaaataaatactattttttgAAAGTGAACTAAATGCTATAAAGTTAATAGGTAGTGGTAGAAaggattttagaaaaaaaatgacgaTAAGTTAGGAGAAATAGTAGTTTTTACAGGTTTGGGAAGTGTTCATCACCCGGAAGGACGCAAACCGAACGAGGCTTGGTATTTCACATCAGGgcctttttaatattttttatcagtgCATTTGCATAGATACGattgtttttatgtttggCAACTTATCACAACCATGATGCAAATTATTCTTCcctacatattttttcatttatatttcgTTATCTCATAGTCATAGGATTTAAAGTATCATAACTAGAATTATGCAAATAATGAAGAATATTCGAGTTTGAACTTTGAGATAAAAGGCTAAGAGCCTAGTATTTTGGCAGAGACATTACGAACCCGTATGAAACTAGCCAAACTATTTTCACGAAGTTGAACATAGCGGTGGAGCCAGCACTCGGACATACGCCTAGGCTTTGCCACTGTTGAATTTGCTTGCAACATCCATAAAAAGtggttggtaaaaaaaaaaaccgtatACATCACGCAAGCTCAATGACGCTACTGGCTCCGCCATTAGCCCATTAGTTGATATCATTTGGCATATTGATCGCGCATCAAACACTTTTTATCCACCAATAGTCTTGTATGTGATGAGAGaaagacaaataatcacctGAATAACTTTCTTCCTTCACCCAAACTTGAATATTAATTAGACCATCTAAATGTGTTCGTTTGGGTCATCTAATTATGCTATGTACTGGTCTTATGCTTTTATATCCCACTGTAAATTACATCCATCTCTGAATCTGTAAGAACAATCAATTTCACCTTTGACAacggtggtgtttagttgccaaatttttttgacaaaaacatcacatcgaacgtgactggatgttggaagggattttcggacacaaatgaaaaaacaaatttcacggctagtctagaaaccacgagacaaatcttttaagcctaattaatccgtcattagcacatgctggttactgtagcacttatggctaattatggactaattaggctcaaaagatttgtctcaagatttcttccataccCGTGCAATTAggtttttagtttatctatgtttaatgttttatttagatgtccaaaaattcgatgtgatgtttttgaaacttattttaggaactaaacaaggccaatGTCCAACTGTTTTTCACGGCTTGATCAAGAAATCAACACAGACGCCAATCATGCTGGAgccattttttctttgctcGGAATCAAGGAGTCCGGACGATGACCGGATCATGGCTTGACTTTTGGGGTATTCCAATCTCCTATACGTCTCTGTTTTTGAATTTGGCTTGAAGAAATGTGCAGCTTCAGCCACACTACCGTCAGGTACACACGCTGTGGTGGTTGTACCTGCACCCCATGGCCGGTGAAAGAAAGCTCTCAATGGTAACCAGCATAGTACATAAGTACagatggttaattaattaccttaGATTTAGCTTTGCTTGTGTGCTGCACTTTGAGCAGCTTGCATGGTTTATCTAGAGCTTCCACATCACACACACATTTTGGGTTGTTAGGATTCAGAACATGTGTGTCACTGTCAATGTTCATGTGGTTTGGGCCAACAAATGGTGGTGAGAATTAAAGCGCCTTTTGGGATATGCTAGCTAGCAGCTCTGCTCTTTTGCAAGTGTTGTGGTTGCTACCAAAACCGCAGGATATATTCTCTTGGGACATTGGGATTAACGCaatatcttttcgtttctgtttatattcGTAACCCagaatgtaaatatttaacatttaatttggagttaattttaggttttttaataaagtttattttacagtcttgacttttagaaaaccaagaatataatatgtttattaataaattatttttatttataaatatattattttgttttttctggaAAAGCCAAGTAATCATCCCAAAGCATAAGGACATGTGTCACTGGTGATACTTCAGTTGGGCGTAGTCTGCTCCTTTATTGTTGTTTGGTTAGCTTAACCAGACGACTGTAGTTCAATTAAAAATTGTAAGTGGCTTTCAGTTGCAGGAATTTCTGGAAATGCATTTGGCCAGAAGCAACCTGACACACATCACCCATCCCCCTTTCAGTCTTATCTACCTAGACTTGATCAACAACCATTAACACGGTCCAAACCATTATTAAACGGGAGTTCGATTTATAAGCCATTATCTATGTACCACACGTCTCATTAACAATTGCTCCCATGTCAAACGCACCAATTGTCAAATCCCAGGAGCATTTCTTTGCAACAACTCCAGGCTGAACCCGCCCGGGCGCCCGGCCGTAGGCGGCAGTGCGGCAGGGAGGAAAAGACCATGTGTTATTTTAACCGATTattctcagttttttttctcggttttACACGTTAAATtgttaaatgatattttgttttaaaattacttttaacAAAAGAGTACATTTCTAAggtaaaattttacttttgtattaataattgtattgtatactattaaatagctattatgaaattagataatttttcatgaaccaacattaattttcaaaagaaCACAAGCGAAATCTTGTGCTATTTTTCTCACGTCCGCCCAAAACCAATTACGAGAAGCACCCGATTGTAAAGCACTGAGTGTACAACTccaatttaagttttaaattctaaaattactAGAAACACGCGATTGTAAAGTTGTAAGTCTGTCTCAGATGTTTTTAATTCTAGTGCTTATAGATGATAAACAATTCAACCCTTTTAAACTCTACTATCTTTATaccaaaatacaaatatattttggttgTTTGACAGAGGTTagctttttaaagaaaaagtaaCTTTACTGTCccttaataaatgaaaatggtTGGGATATGAGGGTGACAGAGcgtatgataaaaatattaataaaaactatTGATTGGATGAGTAACATTATACTACCTTCGTCGCAATGttaatataaacttttatttcaaatttaaactataaaattgtacCTATTATGAAATAAAGGGAATAAATAGTGTTATAAATGATTATGCCTTACAAGAAAGTTTGAATCTTTACCCTGTTTAACTCAGATTGTCTTGTTTTTCACACACGTTtattaaactgctaaacgacatgcattttgcaaaaaaatatatatataagaaacttgatttaaaaaattatatcattccatttttaaaatatttatagttaataattaattaattatatactaatccaCTGCTATATTTTACATGTCGGTTACTTGCCCCATATAAGAAAAGTATTTAAGAATGCTACACTAGCGATTATATCTGTACTAAGGCTGTGTTTGATACCGTCGTTTACCATCTCTGCTTATCTTTTTATATGGGCAATTTATTCtcaaattgctaaaatttgtatttgtttgcaaaacttttctatagaaaaattgttttaaaaatgatgCTAATCATGTTTCGAGTTTTTTAATACTGTGCACCAATCCACTACTCTCTTTTGCGTGTTTGGCCATCTTTTTTCAACCCTCGTCAAAGAGCCCCTCCTTTTTAAGAGTACAACGATATTAGGGATATTCTACTTGGGTATAAGTATCTGTATGACATATTCATAGCTAATATACTCATATcctaacttaaaaaaatcatgtaaagCTAAGCGAGCGGCGAAATGGACGGGGTTTTGATTTTATACTAGCTGGGAGGGAGGTCAGGTCGCGTTGTGCGCGGCAGGTGGACGGGACGGGAGAGTGGAGCGAGCGATCGAGCGAACAGCGAAGGCAGCACGAAGTTTCGTCCCGGCGGCGAGTCAAAGGCAACCCAAAGCGCAGAGCCACTGCTGCCCCCCGGCtacgcctccctctctctcgctctctctctcttctttctctcacACGCTTTGCCTTTTGCTGCCACGGCCTGCTTTGCCCACGAAAAGACAACCAACCCGGAGAGGGAGAGCggagtagagagagagagagagaggaggaggagaaaaaaaaaacacgcgCACACACACGCAGGGGAGTTCCCCCCACTTTTGCCTGCTCCTccaatcgccgccgcctcgtcgcccgAGATCCGCtccgcctgccgccgccgccgcgggccgAGGTGAGCCGGCGCTTCCGGTTTCGGCTGCCGTTTCTCTGTCTCTGGTTGCTGcgtgttttttttggttgggttGGTTTGGAGCACGGCGGCAGTGGGGGTGGGGATGAGCCGCGGCCGTCCGTGTGCTCCGGCGGAGGAGTAGTGCGGGATTCGGTGCGATTCCGGTGGCAAATTTGGTGGCTTAGTGCTGTGGTGCGTGGTTCTGA
Encoded proteins:
- the LOC102719869 gene encoding lipoyl synthase 2, chloroplastic — encoded protein: MAHHCSRVYHPGSPSTMQRPLARPSTHAGSASLSFPRARPNSVPIVRCHADPPPEGGTVAGWAPPGPYTGRDPEARKPAWLRQRAAQGEKYTRLRETLGELRLNTVCVEAPCPNIGECWNGGGGGAGGERDGGIATAKIMLLGDTCTRGCRFCAVKTSSKPPPPDALEPLKTAVAVASWGVDYVVLTSVDRDDLPDGGSDHFAQAVKALKELKPGILVECLTSDFRGDLEAVSSLANSGLDVFAHNIETVRSLQRIVRDPRAAYDQSLAVLKHAKNCKDGMVTKSSIMLGLGETDEEVKKTMSDLRSIDVDILTLGQYLQPTERHLRVREYVTPEKFDFWKKYGESLGFLYVASGPLVRSSYRAGELFVQNLVRRKKIKLAPTVH